One region of Triticum aestivum cultivar Chinese Spring chromosome 6B, IWGSC CS RefSeq v2.1, whole genome shotgun sequence genomic DNA includes:
- the LOC123133891 gene encoding uncharacterized protein: protein MQFQRKNSMGKKKKHAKTWPIEKPQHLYLVLDDWSWGYSIRKIDLTFGDERRGAIYTSEDRLPSAMFCLQGRRGEPKAIMGAFDNMILAMPPLDHIHGMNNLGLHCGAVIDIHARTFINGPWQDTSLDVVNPIYIPVGGRLFFLGDSSSWMLYQACDDAYFYNFVWAWSELPKPIFQCELVTSYAVHPDERTIFVSGSFDAPTTFSINTTDPATIGLEEPVNPQWKQHGMWQLPFTGRGYFDPELDAWVGLSAQLDTIGHICSCDVVSTNSDTSHQQCPALKVGKENLFGEFLDERHIGATLVYTGGESKFCLLEVICMQADLANQPTESDEKNEDFDAGLNDTYSDETTVGEVTDEMNEYSTNEVNEEQDQKRFLRLTTFSLRYDRNGDLTTGNSRRVRYYSLPQGVTNSMLEYPVAFWM from the coding sequence ATGCAGTTTCAGCGCAAGAATTCAATGGGGAAGAAAAAAAAGCATGCTAAAACGTGGCCCATTGAGAAGCCGCAGCACCTTTATCTTGTCCTGGATGACTGGTCATGGGGATATAGTATTCGAAAGATCGACTTGACATTTGGCGACGAGCGGAGGGGTGCCATCTACACCAGCGAGGATAGACTACCATCTGCCATGTTTTGCTTGCAGGGACGTCGTGGCGAGCCCAAAGCCATCATGGGTGCTTTTGACAACATGATTTTGGCTATGCCACCCTTGGACCACATACACGGGATGAACAATTTGGGTCTACATTGTGGTGCCGTAATTGACATTCATGCACGGACCTTCATTAATGGACCATGGCAGGACACGTCGCTGGATGTGGTCAACCCAATCTACATTCCTGTTGGTGGCAGGCTCTTTTTCCTTGGTGATAGCTCCTCCTGGATGCTCTACCAGGCATGTGATGATGCCTACTTCTATAACTTCGTGTGGGCGTGGTCGGAGCTCCCCAAGCCAATCTTTCAGTGTGAACTTGTCACCTCCTATGCCGTGCACCCAGATGAGCGGACCATCTTCGTTAGCGGGTCGTTTGACGCCCCTACCACCTTCAGCATCAACACAACCGATCCCGCCACCATCGGCTTGGAGGAGCCTGTGAACCCTCAGTGGAAGCAACATGGTATGTGGCAGCTGCCCTTCACTGGACGTGGTTATTTCGATCCTGAGTTGGACGCCTGGGTTGGGCTTTCCGCACAGCTGGACACCATTGGCCACATCTGCTCATGTGATGTGGTGTCTACCAACTCCGACACAAGCCATCAGCAGTGCCCAGCCCTGAAGGTCGGCAAAGAGAACTTATTTGGCGAGTTCCTAGACGAGAGGCACATAGGTGCCACCCTAGTCTATACGGGTGGTGAGAGCAAATTCTGCCTCCTGGAGGTCATCTGCATGCAAGCTGACTTAGCTAACCAGCCAACTGAATCTGATGAGAAGAATGAGGACTTCGACGCTGGGTTGAATGACACTTATTCCGATGAGACGACTGTCGGTGAGGTGACTGATGAGATGAATGAGTACTCTACTAATGAGGTGAATGAGGAGCAAGATCAGAAACGTTTTTTGCGGTTGACGACCTTTTCACTTAGGTATGACAGGAATGGAGACCTGACAACTGGCAATAGCCGGCGGGTTCGGTACTATAGTTTGCCTCAAGGAGTTACTAATTCGATGCTTGAGTATCCCGTGGCATTCTGGATGTAA